A DNA window from Gillisia sp. Hel1_33_143 contains the following coding sequences:
- a CDS encoding transposase: MYKNDRVTRRYSEPFKLKILSELSTGKYTKYELGKLYGIAPSTINEWIRKYERKDLMNTRVMIETKDEITRIKALQKEIEQLKKLLLKKDMDQLVDDAYLEVAAQKLGYKSVLELKKKLNIKP, translated from the coding sequence ATGTATAAAAATGACAGAGTAACCAGACGTTACAGTGAACCATTCAAATTAAAAATTTTATCAGAACTTAGTACTGGGAAATACACAAAGTATGAACTAGGCAAACTCTATGGGATTGCTCCTTCCACCATCAATGAATGGATCAGAAAGTATGAACGTAAAGACCTAATGAACACAAGGGTTATGATAGAAACAAAGGATGAAATAACACGGATCAAAGCACTCCAAAAAGAGATTGAACAGCTTAAAAAACTACTCCTTAAAAAGGATATGGATCAACTTGTCGATGATGCATACTTGGAAGTAGCTGCTCAAAAACTAGGCTACAAAAGTGTCTTGGAACTTAAAAAAAAACTAAATATCAAGCCTTAA
- a CDS encoding SDR family oxidoreductase gives MEQILVAGANGTTGKKIVQLLHDSQYFNPIAMVRKEDELPYFKAKNIDTVLGDLEEDISHVFKNNIDKVLFAAGSGGKNVVGVDQEGAKRLIDASKKNNIRKFVMLSSMGADEPSKAEELQDYLKAKHNADEYLKDSGLNYAIVRPGSLTNDELTNKIELARKLNKRGKISRNDVAQTLVHVLNDDVANKATFEILSGETLIGEALDKVSAD, from the coding sequence ATGGAACAGATATTAGTAGCCGGTGCCAACGGTACCACAGGAAAAAAGATTGTACAACTATTACACGATTCTCAGTATTTTAACCCTATTGCAATGGTGAGAAAAGAGGATGAACTTCCTTATTTTAAAGCTAAAAATATTGATACCGTTCTTGGAGATCTTGAAGAAGACATTTCCCATGTATTCAAAAACAATATAGATAAGGTATTATTTGCAGCAGGATCTGGAGGTAAAAATGTAGTTGGTGTAGATCAAGAAGGTGCAAAACGATTAATTGACGCATCTAAAAAGAATAATATTAGAAAATTTGTTATGCTTAGTTCTATGGGAGCAGATGAGCCGTCTAAAGCAGAAGAGCTTCAGGATTACCTAAAAGCCAAGCACAATGCAGATGAATACTTAAAAGATAGTGGCTTAAATTATGCAATAGTGAGACCTGGGAGTTTAACAAATGATGAGCTTACTAACAAGATAGAATTAGCCCGTAAACTTAATAAAAGAGGGAAGATTAGCAGAAATGATGTTGCTCAAACCTTAGTGCATGTACTTAATGACGACGTTGCCAATAAAGCAACTTTTGAGATTCTAAGCGGAGAAACTCTCATAGGAGAAGCTTTAGATAAAGTCTCTGCAGACTAG
- a CDS encoding replication initiation protein, with product MKDNFIKQPNHIFTARFTLSRLEKNIIYTILDKLQKSMKMDLNDHFVEEKVTAKLKTLDKNRNYKRIKSAVKSLGSKQVEFELNIPNGNKPYLVQENVTSLVSGLTHVQNSDSISFIIPSQASKFFCYIGGGYTIFQKTIAISLTSLYSKRLYELCCRWIDKGGYNCSIEDFKKLMSIENKYKQISHLRERVLEDSKDELEKLSDVYFSYSLRKTGRTYTTISFKFHRSLEIGNNNRPVRSEHYSYVYNFLNQYFPRYLDDKALVYSDSIANADELYTAYKRFGRLDDDLATGKKEKRDITNLLNTVILKELKAI from the coding sequence ATGAAGGATAATTTTATTAAACAACCAAATCATATTTTCACAGCGAGATTTACATTGTCTAGGCTGGAGAAAAATATAATCTACACTATCTTGGATAAGCTTCAAAAATCAATGAAAATGGACTTGAATGATCATTTCGTTGAAGAGAAAGTTACGGCAAAGTTGAAAACATTAGATAAAAATCGGAATTATAAAAGAATTAAATCAGCAGTAAAATCTTTGGGTAGTAAGCAAGTAGAATTTGAGCTAAACATTCCAAATGGCAATAAACCTTATTTAGTTCAGGAGAATGTAACCTCTTTGGTAAGTGGTCTTACACATGTTCAGAACTCTGATTCGATTTCATTTATTATTCCTTCACAAGCCAGTAAATTTTTCTGTTATATTGGGGGAGGGTATACTATTTTTCAGAAAACTATCGCTATAAGTCTAACCTCTTTGTATTCCAAACGTTTGTATGAACTTTGCTGTAGGTGGATTGATAAAGGAGGTTACAATTGTTCTATTGAAGATTTTAAAAAATTAATGTCTATAGAGAATAAATATAAGCAAATATCTCACTTGAGAGAGCGAGTTTTGGAGGATTCCAAAGATGAACTTGAAAAGTTGTCAGATGTTTATTTTAGCTATTCTCTCAGAAAAACTGGGAGAACTTATACTACAATTTCGTTTAAATTTCATAGAAGTCTCGAGATTGGAAATAATAATCGACCAGTAAGAAGTGAACATTACTCATATGTGTATAATTTTCTTAATCAATATTTCCCACGATATTTAGATGATAAGGCTCTTGTTTATAGCGATTCTATAGCTAATGCGGATGAATTATATACGGCGTACAAAAGGTTCGGTAGATTGGACGATGATCTAGCAACTGGTAAGAAAGAAAAACGAGATATTACCAATTTGCTGAACACAGTAATTTTGAAAGAATTAAAAGCGATATAA
- a CDS encoding site-specific integrase, with translation MTSTFYLKEAKTTGESLIYFSCHFKEEGRKFVYSTGEKIAPTHWDQKNKMPVMRGKNKAINRGSIKTQLGRYESCFKNTRSRCIEMQEDFTSQVLKTAFDEEFKKSPTGKNIFFDAFEIFMDQKKKNQEWKKSTEKRYNNIQNLLKSFQAETGYKLNFNAINSRFHSEFTYYCIETKGHVNNTYSRNLGLFKTFMHWALENGYTYNEEFKKIKKISKVVTQQIALKKSDLQKLMDHEFEPKQKYLERVRDVFVFSCVTGLRFGELGLVSRNNIIDGNLHLKEEKGAEKEARTIPLNDLAEYILKKYNYNLPLITNQRQNDYIKDIFEEAGYTWDVEKNVTRGKNVDRQTLPFYKRVSTHTARRTFITMLKREGKSDKLISKITGHKDLKTLNQYYQVDDEAKKEAVTSTFDIKFNSLKKVD, from the coding sequence ATGACTTCAACTTTTTATCTCAAGGAAGCTAAAACTACTGGCGAATCCTTAATTTATTTCTCTTGTCACTTTAAAGAGGAAGGTAGGAAATTCGTTTATTCTACCGGAGAAAAAATTGCACCTACTCATTGGGATCAGAAGAATAAAATGCCTGTAATGCGTGGGAAGAATAAAGCAATCAATCGGGGCTCTATAAAAACACAGTTAGGCAGATATGAAAGTTGTTTTAAGAACACGCGTTCCCGATGTATAGAAATGCAAGAGGATTTTACTTCCCAAGTTTTAAAAACTGCTTTTGATGAAGAGTTTAAAAAATCCCCTACCGGAAAGAATATTTTCTTTGATGCCTTCGAGATCTTTATGGATCAGAAGAAAAAAAATCAGGAGTGGAAGAAATCAACTGAGAAGAGGTATAACAATATTCAAAATCTATTGAAGTCTTTCCAAGCTGAAACAGGTTATAAGTTGAATTTCAATGCCATTAACAGTAGGTTCCATTCTGAATTCACCTATTACTGCATTGAGACGAAAGGGCACGTAAACAATACCTATTCCAGAAATTTAGGACTATTCAAAACCTTTATGCATTGGGCCTTGGAAAATGGTTACACGTACAATGAAGAATTTAAAAAAATAAAGAAAATTTCTAAAGTTGTAACTCAACAAATAGCACTTAAAAAGTCCGATCTGCAGAAGTTGATGGATCACGAATTTGAACCAAAACAAAAATATCTAGAACGTGTCCGGGATGTTTTCGTTTTTTCATGCGTTACAGGTTTAAGATTCGGTGAATTAGGCCTTGTGTCAAGGAATAATATTATTGATGGCAACTTACACCTTAAAGAGGAAAAAGGTGCAGAAAAGGAAGCTAGAACAATTCCATTGAATGATTTAGCAGAATATATACTAAAAAAATACAATTATAATCTTCCACTGATAACCAACCAACGTCAAAATGACTATATCAAGGATATTTTTGAGGAGGCAGGTTACACCTGGGACGTTGAAAAGAATGTAACTAGAGGGAAGAATGTTGATCGACAGACATTGCCATTTTATAAGCGCGTAAGTACACATACAGCAAGACGTACTTTTATCACAATGCTTAAGCGCGAGGGAAAAAGCGATAAGCTTATTTCCAAAATTACCGGCCACAAAGACCTGAAAACCTTAAATCAGTATTACCAGGTTGATGATGAAGCAAAAAAAGAGGCAGTAACTTCTACATTCGATATTAAATTTAATTCCTTGAAGAAAGTTGATTAA
- a CDS encoding plasmid mobilization protein, producing MEEKKKRKKLYKKSIEKKFLKKRFEFRLSEAELIELKTKAQEAGLNTSTYARKKVMDTKGSVFNP from the coding sequence ATGGAAGAAAAGAAAAAAAGAAAAAAACTTTATAAAAAAAGCATTGAAAAAAAATTCTTAAAAAAGCGATTTGAATTCAGATTATCTGAAGCGGAATTAATTGAATTGAAAACAAAAGCACAGGAAGCTGGACTAAATACATCTACATATGCCCGAAAAAAGGTGATGGACACAAAAGGATCAGTATTCAATCCTTGA
- a CDS encoding helix-turn-helix domain-containing protein, with amino-acid sequence MKEQNQHCRKTSYKKVGYDLKLVIIDQIQNAQISINHASDKYQVSRASIYYWLKKYSTLEQKKQGMS; translated from the coding sequence ATGAAAGAACAAAATCAACACTGTCGAAAAACTTCCTACAAAAAAGTAGGATACGATCTTAAGCTGGTTATCATCGATCAGATCCAAAATGCACAGATCTCTATCAATCATGCTTCCGATAAATATCAGGTTTCCAGAGCTTCCATCTATTATTGGTTGAAAAAATACAGTACTTTAGAACAAAAGAAACAAGGGATGAGCTAG
- a CDS encoding SRPBCC family protein has product MPRIKLLTHIKADKELVFNLSRSIDLHKISVAKTNEEAIAGVTSGLIGPNESVTWKGKHFGVTQKLSTKITQYNYSDNFTDEMLSGAFESFKHQHIFTKQENGTLMTDIFDYKSPLMFLGKIADYLFLKKYMTRLLEERNQIIKEFAESDKWKEVKLE; this is encoded by the coding sequence ATGCCAAGAATAAAATTACTGACTCACATAAAGGCTGACAAAGAATTGGTATTCAATTTATCAAGAAGTATTGATCTACATAAAATTTCGGTTGCAAAAACTAATGAAGAAGCAATTGCTGGAGTTACAAGTGGATTAATTGGTCCTAATGAAAGCGTAACCTGGAAAGGAAAACATTTTGGCGTTACTCAAAAATTGTCAACTAAAATTACACAATACAATTACTCCGACAACTTCACAGATGAAATGTTAAGTGGTGCTTTTGAAAGTTTTAAACATCAGCACATATTTACTAAACAAGAAAATGGAACTTTAATGACAGATATCTTTGACTACAAATCACCATTAATGTTTTTAGGTAAAATTGCAGACTATCTCTTTCTAAAAAAATATATGACAAGATTATTAGAGGAAAGAAATCAAATAATAAAAGAGTTCGCTGAATCTGACAAATGGAAAGAAGTTAAATTAGAGTAA
- a CDS encoding amidohydrolase family protein, translated as MNRAYDLIIKNAILNKNSAPVDIAVTDGTIASISLSSNNEKRIQYLKDAQTVYNAEDNFLCSGFFESHIHLDKACILERCEIKKGDLDEAVEETGKAKENFTEKDVFERASGVIEMAIKKGTMGLRTFVETDLKTELRSFEAIKRVKNKYAFAIDIEICAFAQEGLTNSSETQKLLKQALSNGADLIGGCPYKDIDPVKHIEMIFDMAQEFDVNVDFHLDFDLDPNNSSIPKISEETIKRNYKGRVSIGHVTKISAMPKEKRKKMALLLSNAEITLTVLPATDIFLNGRDYDTLIPRGMVNANELKTFGVNTTISSNNILNAFTPYGDTSLARMANMYANITQLAKDEEIQEVYKMVTDNAAALLSLPCTIEVGAPATFIILEAKNEIDAIRTISQPLVGFKNGRKTFSNDKAKIYFE; from the coding sequence ATGAACAGAGCTTATGATCTAATTATAAAAAATGCGATTCTAAATAAAAATAGTGCCCCTGTAGATATCGCAGTTACAGATGGTACAATTGCAAGTATCAGTCTTTCCAGTAATAATGAAAAAAGAATTCAGTACCTAAAAGATGCCCAAACCGTTTACAACGCAGAGGATAATTTTTTATGTTCAGGATTTTTTGAAAGTCATATTCATTTAGATAAGGCTTGTATTTTAGAAAGATGTGAGATCAAAAAGGGAGATCTTGATGAGGCTGTTGAAGAGACCGGAAAGGCGAAAGAAAACTTCACAGAAAAAGATGTTTTTGAGCGTGCTAGTGGCGTTATTGAAATGGCAATTAAGAAAGGAACTATGGGCCTTCGCACCTTTGTTGAAACCGATTTAAAAACTGAATTACGTTCTTTTGAAGCTATTAAAAGAGTTAAAAACAAATATGCTTTCGCCATAGATATAGAGATCTGTGCTTTTGCTCAGGAAGGACTCACCAATTCTTCCGAAACCCAAAAATTATTAAAACAAGCATTATCTAATGGGGCTGATCTCATTGGAGGCTGTCCTTACAAAGATATAGATCCTGTAAAACATATTGAGATGATCTTTGACATGGCTCAGGAATTTGATGTAAATGTAGATTTTCATCTAGATTTTGATCTTGATCCAAATAATTCAAGCATCCCTAAAATATCCGAAGAAACAATTAAGAGAAATTATAAAGGGAGAGTTTCTATAGGGCATGTTACTAAGATCTCTGCTATGCCCAAAGAAAAACGCAAAAAGATGGCTTTACTTTTAAGCAATGCAGAAATTACGCTAACAGTTCTTCCTGCAACAGATATTTTTTTAAATGGTAGAGATTACGACACATTAATTCCCCGTGGAATGGTAAATGCTAATGAATTGAAGACCTTTGGTGTGAATACTACCATTTCCAGTAATAACATTCTAAATGCCTTTACCCCTTACGGGGATACCTCCCTTGCTAGAATGGCAAATATGTACGCGAACATTACCCAGTTAGCTAAAGATGAAGAGATACAGGAGGTATATAAGATGGTTACAGACAATGCCGCCGCTCTCCTATCATTACCATGTACTATTGAAGTTGGTGCACCAGCAACTTTTATAATACTTGAAGCTAAGAATGAAATTGACGCTATTAGAACCATTTCGCAACCATTAGTAGGATTTAAAAATGGAAGAAAAACATTCTCTAACGATAAAGCTAAGATCTATTTTGAGTGA
- a CDS encoding DUF2004 domain-containing protein gives MGIFDFFKKNKEESENKKAEVLILEKPNFSKVNIEKLEDYYDWTINYGERKLNLDLNFETDSTNQAELNQIMEFVKKIPEFDHQNRNYIKSDFEQDVSMTSDYLNFYLDELDESELGGIIDLKNRKKSRNSLLMEELNLIRVGIYPQASYFATFDYSIDIDGEPCNQLLVLNINQDGTLDYITWES, from the coding sequence ATGGGAATATTTGACTTTTTCAAAAAAAATAAAGAAGAATCTGAAAATAAAAAAGCAGAAGTCCTAATTTTAGAGAAACCAAATTTTTCAAAAGTTAACATTGAGAAGTTGGAGGATTATTACGATTGGACAATAAATTATGGAGAGCGGAAATTGAACTTGGATTTAAACTTTGAAACCGATTCGACAAATCAAGCTGAATTAAATCAAATTATGGAATTCGTAAAAAAGATACCTGAATTTGACCACCAAAATCGGAATTACATAAAATCGGACTTTGAGCAAGACGTGAGTATGACATCGGACTATCTGAATTTCTACCTTGACGAACTTGATGAAAGTGAATTAGGTGGAATAATTGACTTGAAAAATCGAAAAAAATCGAGGAATAGTCTTTTAATGGAAGAACTGAACTTAATAAGAGTTGGAATTTATCCACAAGCTTCTTATTTCGCAACATTTGACTATTCGATTGACATTGATGGAGAACCTTGCAATCAGCTTTTAGTTTTGAATATTAATCAAGATGGAACTTTAGACTATATAACGTGGGAAAGTTGA
- a CDS encoding DUF6624 domain-containing protein has protein sequence MKHFFRISLFVFLFVGCKEQKIASNQGVERTELNNDLIQELNRVIEIDQLAASNAFPPENYSDYSQEKWNLFKDSIYKSHQRLIVEIIEKNGYPGYSLVGNQGSNIAFIIVQHSDHDPEFQKEYLEQMKIEVEKGNDTASNYALLTDRSNLNTGKKQIYGTQVAYNFKISQAYPKNLKDSLNVNERRKAIGLEPLEDYLNRMSEMNFEMNKKIYLKNGITKPTLYKTD, from the coding sequence ATGAAACATTTTTTTAGAATATCATTATTCGTTTTTCTTTTTGTTGGATGTAAAGAACAAAAGATTGCATCTAATCAAGGAGTTGAAAGAACTGAATTAAATAATGATTTAATTCAAGAACTAAATAGAGTAATAGAAATTGATCAATTAGCAGCGAGTAACGCTTTTCCACCTGAAAATTATTCTGATTATTCTCAAGAAAAGTGGAATTTATTTAAGGACAGTATTTATAAATCTCACCAAAGATTGATTGTTGAAATAATCGAAAAAAATGGATATCCAGGTTACAGTTTAGTAGGTAATCAAGGTTCTAATATTGCATTTATAATTGTGCAGCATTCCGATCACGACCCTGAATTTCAAAAAGAATATTTAGAACAAATGAAAATTGAGGTAGAAAAAGGAAATGACACAGCTTCCAATTATGCTCTTTTAACAGATAGGTCAAATCTTAATACTGGAAAAAAACAAATTTATGGTACTCAAGTCGCTTATAACTTCAAAATATCTCAAGCATACCCAAAAAATCTAAAAGACAGTTTAAACGTGAATGAAAGAAGAAAAGCTATTGGACTTGAACCATTAGAAGACTATTTGAACAGAATGTCGGAAATGAATTTTGAGATGAATAAAAAAATTTATTTGAAAAATGGAATAACAAAACCAACATTATATAAAACTGACTAA
- a CDS encoding excisionase family DNA-binding protein, which yields MEKITQVHGITREDLFNAFQRLEDKINNLQAANRKPKKHSIKELAQNCGVAELTVRNWIADGKVKAERIGRRIFISEEEFQKALSEVKSIKYKR from the coding sequence ATGGAAAAAATAACTCAAGTACACGGAATCACTCGGGAAGATCTCTTCAATGCTTTCCAACGATTGGAGGATAAAATCAATAATCTTCAAGCGGCCAATCGTAAACCGAAAAAACATTCTATAAAGGAACTAGCTCAGAATTGCGGAGTAGCAGAGCTAACCGTTAGAAACTGGATTGCTGATGGTAAAGTTAAAGCGGAAAGAATTGGACGTAGGATCTTTATATCAGAAGAAGAATTTCAGAAAGCCTTATCTGAAGTGAAATCAATTAAATACAAAAGGTGA
- a CDS encoding cation transporter — protein sequence MNKSVFEISKMDCPSEENLIRMKLDEISSIKNLDFDIPNRKLTVFHEGEIQSIEESLDGLKLGTKKIKTEETDQTEFETNAQQKKLLWYVLAINFIFFILEMTTGIISKSMGLVADSLDMLADSFVYGISIFAVGGSVVKKKKIANLAGYFQILLALIGFAEVLRRFFGSETLPNFQTMIIVSIFALSANGICLFLLQKSKSKQEAHMQASMIFTSNDVIINVGVIIAAILVKWLNSSKPDLIIGTIVFILVVQGAIRILKIGK from the coding sequence ATGAATAAGTCAGTTTTCGAAATTTCAAAAATGGATTGTCCTTCAGAAGAAAATCTGATAAGGATGAAATTAGATGAAATCTCTAGTATTAAAAATCTTGATTTCGATATTCCGAATAGAAAATTAACAGTATTTCACGAAGGTGAAATTCAATCTATAGAAGAATCATTAGACGGACTAAAATTAGGAACCAAAAAAATTAAGACGGAAGAAACCGACCAAACAGAATTTGAAACAAATGCTCAACAGAAAAAATTACTTTGGTATGTACTAGCTATAAATTTCATCTTTTTTATATTGGAAATGACAACCGGTATAATTTCTAAATCTATGGGATTAGTTGCCGATAGTTTAGATATGCTAGCCGATTCTTTTGTTTATGGAATAAGTATTTTCGCTGTCGGTGGTTCTGTTGTAAAAAAGAAAAAAATTGCAAATTTAGCTGGTTATTTTCAAATCTTACTTGCATTAATTGGATTTGCAGAAGTGCTTAGAAGGTTTTTTGGAAGTGAAACTCTTCCTAACTTTCAAACAATGATTATCGTTTCAATTTTTGCTTTAAGTGCGAATGGAATTTGTTTATTTCTACTGCAAAAATCTAAAAGCAAACAAGAAGCTCATATGCAAGCAAGTATGATTTTCACTTCAAATGATGTAATAATAAATGTAGGAGTTATAATTGCTGCTATACTTGTTAAATGGTTGAATTCAAGTAAGCCTGACTTAATTATTGGAACAATTGTTTTTATTCTAGTAGTTCAAGGTGCTATAAGAATTTTAAAAATAGGCAAGTAA
- a CDS encoding IS3 family transposase translates to MIQCFGVSKQAFYKRLKSHQNRQTEQQLIIRLIKEYRSQYGLRTGGIKLYQELKADMNRLGIKIGRDKFYRVMRMNNLLVPKLKRFHNTTDSKHRFFKYKNLVKDKMPTRPEQLWVSDITYIKTQNGHSYLALVTDAYSKQIMGYKLASHMKTSLCIDALRMAIKNRKYKNQKLIHHSDRGIQYCNPLYTSFAEENGIIMSMTEKYDPYENAVAERINRTLKYEYDLKRTIKNTNLAKKMVKRAVEIYNNKRPHFSLKLNTPNFVHLNRNVDYHSYKRNKQNLELLTI, encoded by the coding sequence TTGATTCAATGTTTTGGGGTTTCCAAACAAGCTTTTTATAAGCGGTTAAAATCTCATCAGAACAGGCAAACAGAGCAACAGCTAATTATTCGACTCATCAAAGAGTATCGGAGTCAGTATGGACTGCGTACCGGTGGAATTAAACTGTATCAGGAATTAAAGGCAGATATGAACCGACTCGGTATTAAAATAGGAAGGGATAAATTCTATCGAGTAATGCGAATGAATAACCTGCTCGTTCCTAAATTAAAGCGGTTCCACAACACAACCGATTCAAAACACCGGTTCTTTAAATACAAAAACCTGGTAAAAGATAAAATGCCCACCAGGCCGGAACAACTTTGGGTAAGCGATATCACTTATATCAAAACGCAGAACGGACACAGTTACTTGGCATTAGTCACAGACGCCTATTCTAAGCAAATTATGGGTTATAAATTGGCAAGCCATATGAAGACATCACTTTGCATCGATGCCCTTAGAATGGCTATTAAAAATAGAAAATACAAGAATCAGAAACTCATCCATCATTCCGATCGTGGAATTCAGTATTGCAACCCACTATACACCAGCTTTGCTGAGGAAAACGGAATAATCATGAGCATGACTGAGAAGTACGATCCCTACGAGAATGCCGTAGCTGAGAGAATCAACAGAACCCTTAAATATGAATATGATTTAAAACGAACTATAAAAAATACTAACTTAGCAAAGAAGATGGTCAAACGAGCTGTTGAGATTTACAACAACAAAAGACCCCATTTTAGTCTCAAATTGAACACCCCTAACTTTGTTCATTTGAATAGAAATGTAGACTATCATTCCTACAAAAGGAACAAACAAAATTTAGAACTATTGACCATTTAA
- a CDS encoding IS3 family transposase produces the protein MIAKEKAKGFASLTKICDCFELKRDAYYKYKCRADKRKKVEQHIITIVKRRRKSLPREGVRKLMKSLGQDFEKQHLKVGRDTLFNVLREHKMLTLRKKYSARTTNSYHRFYKYNNIIKDLKVNRSNQVWVSDITYIRTLKGFCYLALITDMHSRKIVGYDLSDSLELKGCVRALNKAIYQAKDIKGLIHHSDRGIQYCSNVYTQILKRKKIAISMTEENHCYENAMAERVNGILKDEFYLDQVFTNKEHAKRAAKSAIKLYNAIRLHLSLDYQTPNMVYKLTA, from the coding sequence ATCATAGCAAAGGAAAAAGCTAAGGGATTTGCTTCGTTAACCAAAATATGTGATTGTTTTGAACTAAAGCGAGATGCTTATTATAAGTATAAATGCAGAGCTGATAAGCGAAAAAAGGTTGAACAACATATAATTACCATCGTTAAAAGACGACGTAAATCCCTTCCTAGAGAAGGCGTGAGAAAGCTTATGAAATCCCTAGGACAGGATTTTGAAAAACAACACCTGAAAGTGGGTAGAGACACCCTGTTCAATGTTCTTAGAGAACATAAAATGTTGACATTAAGAAAAAAGTACAGTGCCAGAACAACCAATTCGTATCACAGGTTTTATAAGTACAATAACATTATAAAAGATCTAAAAGTAAACCGATCTAATCAAGTTTGGGTATCGGACATTACGTATATCAGAACTCTAAAAGGATTTTGTTACCTAGCACTCATTACAGATATGCATTCCAGAAAGATTGTGGGTTATGACCTTAGTGATAGCCTAGAACTTAAAGGATGCGTGAGAGCACTTAATAAAGCGATTTACCAAGCCAAAGACATCAAAGGGCTCATACACCATTCAGACAGAGGGATACAATATTGCAGCAATGTGTATACTCAAATCCTTAAAAGAAAAAAGATAGCTATCAGTATGACTGAAGAAAATCACTGTTACGAAAATGCAATGGCAGAACGCGTAAATGGGATCCTGAAAGATGAATTCTATCTCGATCAGGTCTTCACAAACAAGGAACACGCGAAAAGAGCAGCAAAAAGTGCCATTAAATTATATAATGCAATTAGATTACATTTATCTTTAGACTATCAAACTCCAAATATGGTATATAAATTAACAGCGTAA